The Dehalogenimonas lykanthroporepellens BL-DC-9 genome includes a window with the following:
- a CDS encoding glutamate synthase alpha subunit domain protein (PFAM: glutamate synthase alpha subunit domain protein~KEGG: det:DET1127 hypothetical protein) — protein sequence MTATSTNSKTVKIDATGIYYRELNQQLRRLAEEGVEQVELENVCGQRYIATDLSRPMEFKITGTPGNDLGAFMNGSRIEVFGNAQDCMGNTMNAGEIIIHGHAGDICGMAARGGKIFVRDYVGYRAGIHMKEYQDKKSVMVIGGTGQDFLGEYMAGGVLVVLGLSLAEGEKHRANFIGTGIHAGVIYICGGFEPHQLGKEVGVAELDDHDQEVLGGLIDEYCGHFGGNAEAIKARPFKKLYPKELRPYGRMYSY from the coding sequence ATGACCGCAACTTCAACGAATTCGAAAACCGTGAAAATAGACGCTACCGGCATTTATTATCGGGAGCTCAATCAGCAGTTACGCCGGCTGGCCGAGGAAGGTGTCGAGCAGGTGGAACTGGAAAACGTCTGCGGCCAGCGTTATATCGCTACGGATCTGTCACGGCCGATGGAATTCAAAATCACCGGCACTCCGGGCAACGACCTGGGGGCTTTCATGAACGGCTCCCGCATCGAGGTGTTCGGCAACGCTCAGGACTGTATGGGCAACACCATGAACGCCGGCGAAATCATCATCCACGGCCATGCCGGCGATATTTGCGGCATGGCGGCCCGGGGCGGCAAGATATTCGTCCGTGATTACGTCGGCTACCGCGCCGGTATCCACATGAAGGAGTACCAGGATAAGAAGTCGGTGATGGTTATCGGCGGCACCGGCCAGGATTTCCTGGGTGAGTACATGGCCGGAGGCGTTCTGGTGGTGCTGGGCCTGTCACTGGCCGAAGGTGAAAAGCACCGGGCCAATTTCATCGGCACCGGCATTCATGCCGGAGTTATCTATATTTGCGGCGGTTTCGAGCCTCATCAGCTCGGCAAGGAAGTCGGTGTCGCCGAACTGGACGATCACGACCAGGAGGTTCTCGGCGGATTGATCGACGAATACTGCGGCCATTTCGGCGGTAACGCCGAGGCTATCAAGGCCCGTCCTTTCAAGAAACTGTACCCCAAGGAACTGCGTCCCTACGGCCGGATGTATTCCTATTGA
- a CDS encoding DEAD/DEAH box helicase domain protein (KEGG: det:DET0967 DEAD-box ATP dependent DNA helicase~PFAM: DEAD/DEAH box helicase domain protein; helicase domain protein; Protein of unknown function DUF1998~SMART: DEAD-like helicase ; helicase domain protein), producing the protein MILKNDEFVTFLRASGEMSGTLAHFESIPAREGRFREPASALDPRLAVRLNERGRWPLYLHQALAVDAAMSGRNVFIATPAASGKSLGYQIPVVQSLLENPRTTVLYLAPTKALEQDQCRHFRELFCPGLIGDSEFGIIDGDTPGGERATIRRSTRFLLSNPDMLHVSILPRHQQWRRFLSNLKYVVIDEAHQYRGVFGSHLALILRRLRRLCRRYGATPQFILASATIDNAAEFGRALVGEPVEVVDQDGAPYGGKDFIFWNPPLTDPARSQRRSASAEATVLFAEAVARGIRTLAFARTRRLAEVMSVHARDRLTRQAPEQAERIKAYRAGYLAEDRRRIEQELFNGRLTGAVATSALELGIDIGDLEATILTGYPGSIASAWQQAGRSGRRAQRSVSIMVARNDPLDQYFMRHPSFFFGRSSEAALVNPDNIQIMDAHLRCAAWELPLTGGDRDYFGEYHDERLAVLTDGGQLTQRRGAYYPATGLSYPAGEVSIRGLGGTDYLVIDGKTGAMLERLDAHTALFQLFPGAVYLHQGESYIVRSLDGETRVADVERHDEGYYTEARDITDLRVMRVLRHIMVRGHSVSLGEVAVTETVVGFRRKAQFSEEVLGEEPLDLPPQSFRTIALWFELSETMAESVGALGPGRDFAGGLHAVEHAAIGILPLRALCDRNDIGGLSTPLHPDTGAPTVFIYDAHAGGVGIAEKGFDIITELWQTTLDVVAECPCEDGCPGCIQSPKCGNNNEPLDKQAAILLLRGLLGIREVAVAE; encoded by the coding sequence GTGATATTGAAAAACGATGAGTTCGTCACCTTTCTTCGCGCTTCCGGGGAGATGTCGGGGACGCTGGCTCATTTTGAGAGCATCCCGGCCCGGGAAGGTCGGTTCCGGGAGCCCGCCTCGGCCCTCGACCCTCGGCTGGCGGTGCGGCTGAACGAACGAGGTCGCTGGCCGCTGTATCTCCACCAGGCGCTGGCTGTCGATGCCGCCATGTCCGGCCGAAATGTCTTCATCGCCACCCCGGCGGCCTCCGGCAAGAGCCTGGGTTACCAGATACCGGTGGTTCAGAGTCTGCTGGAGAATCCCCGGACAACTGTCCTGTACCTGGCGCCGACCAAGGCGCTGGAGCAGGACCAGTGCCGTCATTTCCGGGAGTTGTTCTGTCCGGGTCTTATCGGTGACAGCGAATTCGGGATCATCGACGGCGATACGCCCGGCGGGGAGCGCGCCACCATCCGGCGGAGCACTCGTTTCCTGCTGTCCAATCCCGATATGCTCCACGTTTCCATTCTGCCCCGTCATCAGCAGTGGCGGCGTTTTCTGTCCAATCTGAAATATGTCGTCATCGACGAAGCCCACCAGTACCGCGGTGTTTTCGGCTCTCACCTGGCGCTGATACTGCGCCGCCTGCGACGGCTTTGCCGGCGGTACGGCGCTACGCCGCAGTTTATCCTGGCTTCGGCTACCATCGATAACGCGGCCGAATTCGGCCGGGCGCTGGTCGGGGAGCCGGTTGAAGTAGTCGACCAGGACGGCGCGCCTTATGGCGGCAAGGATTTCATTTTCTGGAACCCGCCGCTGACCGACCCGGCGCGTTCTCAGCGCCGGAGCGCTTCCGCTGAAGCCACCGTCCTGTTCGCTGAAGCCGTAGCTCGCGGTATCCGAACCCTGGCTTTCGCCAGAACCCGTCGGTTAGCTGAAGTGATGAGCGTCCATGCCCGTGATCGGCTGACCAGGCAGGCCCCGGAACAGGCAGAGCGGATCAAGGCCTATCGGGCCGGTTACCTGGCGGAAGACCGGCGGCGGATAGAGCAGGAGCTTTTCAACGGCCGGCTGACCGGCGCGGTAGCCACTTCAGCGCTGGAGCTGGGAATCGATATCGGTGACCTCGAAGCTACGATACTGACCGGATATCCCGGTTCAATCGCCTCAGCCTGGCAACAGGCCGGTCGCAGTGGCCGGCGGGCTCAGAGGTCGGTTTCGATAATGGTGGCCCGCAACGACCCGCTCGACCAGTATTTCATGCGTCACCCGTCATTTTTCTTCGGCCGTTCCTCCGAAGCGGCTTTGGTTAACCCGGACAACATACAGATCATGGACGCTCACCTGCGGTGTGCCGCCTGGGAGCTGCCCCTGACCGGCGGTGATCGGGATTATTTCGGAGAATACCATGATGAACGCCTGGCGGTGTTGACCGATGGCGGTCAGTTGACGCAACGCCGCGGCGCTTATTATCCGGCGACCGGTCTGTCCTATCCGGCCGGCGAGGTCAGTATCCGGGGTCTCGGTGGCACCGACTACCTGGTCATCGATGGCAAAACCGGCGCCATGCTGGAGAGGCTGGATGCACACACTGCCCTTTTCCAGCTTTTTCCCGGTGCGGTCTATCTGCATCAGGGTGAGAGTTATATTGTCCGTTCCCTGGATGGAGAAACCAGGGTGGCTGACGTTGAGAGGCATGATGAAGGATACTACACCGAAGCCAGGGATATCACCGACTTGCGGGTCATGCGGGTTCTGCGGCACATCATGGTCAGAGGCCACAGTGTGTCTCTCGGAGAGGTGGCGGTGACAGAGACCGTGGTCGGCTTCCGGCGTAAAGCCCAGTTCAGCGAAGAGGTGCTCGGCGAAGAACCGCTGGACCTGCCGCCGCAGAGTTTCCGGACCATCGCGCTGTGGTTCGAGCTGTCGGAAACAATGGCTGAATCTGTCGGAGCGCTGGGGCCGGGCCGGGATTTCGCCGGCGGTCTGCACGCGGTGGAACATGCCGCTATCGGTATTTTGCCGCTCAGGGCGCTGTGCGACCGAAATGATATCGGCGGGCTGTCCACTCCGCTCCATCCTGATACCGGCGCGCCGACGGTCTTCATCTATGACGCTCACGCAGGCGGTGTCGGCATCGCGGAAAAGGGGTTCGATATCATTACCGAGCTATGGCAGACAACGCTGGACGTGGTGGCCGAGTGCCCCTGCGAAGACGGCTGTCCCGGTTGTATCCAGTCCCCCAAATGCGGCAACAACAACGAACCCCTGGACAAACAGGCGGCGATTCTTCTGCTCCGTGGTCTGCTGGGTATTCGTGAAGTGGCTGTTGCCGAGTAA
- a CDS encoding glutamine amidotransferase class-II (PFAM: glutamine amidotransferase class-II~KEGG: deh:cbdb_A1058 glutamine amidotransferase, class II) — protein MKDLTRVSNTFGDGKVIDACSIFGMMDTSGKCFSGRDITRAIANMHDRGNGLGGGFAVYGLYPQYPDYYAFHIMYDSKEGKSCTEAFLNEHFNVHHSEEVPTKPVAAIKNPPLVWRYFLDAEKLPPDNKLSEEDYIVEKVMEINTRIEDSYVFSSGKNMAAFKGVGYPEEISEYFCLEDYDGYLWTAHGRFPTNTRGWWGGAHPFNILDWTVVHNGEISSYGINRRYLEQFGYHCTLQTDTEVVAYAVDLLVRRHNLPIEVVAEIFAPPLWSEIERRPDSERELLTALRQVYGSLLMNGPFTIIIAHEGEMIGLTDRIRLRPLTVGEKGSMLYLSSEESAIRLICPELDKAWIPMGGQPVIGSLKNPLGGRKEPVAGGVA, from the coding sequence ATGAAAGATTTAACCAGAGTCAGTAATACTTTCGGTGACGGCAAGGTCATCGACGCCTGTTCCATCTTCGGCATGATGGACACTTCCGGCAAGTGCTTTTCCGGCCGGGACATCACCCGGGCTATTGCCAATATGCACGACCGGGGCAACGGTCTGGGCGGCGGTTTCGCCGTGTACGGCTTGTATCCGCAGTATCCCGACTATTACGCCTTCCACATCATGTACGACAGCAAGGAAGGCAAGTCCTGCACTGAAGCTTTTTTGAATGAACACTTCAACGTCCATCATTCCGAGGAAGTACCGACCAAACCGGTGGCGGCTATCAAGAACCCGCCTCTGGTGTGGCGTTACTTTCTGGACGCTGAAAAACTGCCCCCCGACAACAAGCTGTCGGAGGAGGATTATATCGTCGAGAAGGTGATGGAAATCAATACCCGTATCGAGGACTCTTACGTCTTCTCGTCCGGCAAGAACATGGCGGCCTTCAAGGGCGTCGGTTATCCGGAGGAAATTTCCGAATATTTCTGTCTGGAAGATTACGATGGGTATCTGTGGACGGCTCACGGCCGTTTCCCGACCAACACCCGCGGCTGGTGGGGCGGGGCGCATCCGTTCAATATCCTGGACTGGACGGTGGTCCATAACGGGGAGATTTCCTCCTACGGCATCAACCGGCGGTATCTGGAGCAGTTCGGGTATCACTGTACTTTGCAGACCGACACCGAGGTGGTGGCTTACGCCGTCGACCTGCTGGTCAGACGGCATAATCTGCCCATCGAAGTGGTGGCCGAGATTTTCGCCCCGCCGCTATGGTCTGAGATTGAGCGTCGTCCCGATTCCGAAAGGGAACTGCTGACTGCTTTGCGTCAGGTTTACGGCAGTCTGCTCATGAACGGCCCGTTCACCATTATCATTGCCCACGAAGGTGAAATGATCGGTCTGACCGACCGCATACGCCTGCGCCCGCTGACCGTCGGCGAGAAAGGCAGTATGCTGTATCTTTCCAGCGAGGAATCAGCCATCCGGTTGATCTGCCCCGAGCTGGACAAGGCCTGGATACCCATGGGCGGTCAGCCGGTTATCGGTTCGCTCAAGAACCCGCTGGGGGGCCGAAAAGAGCCGGTTGCCGGAGGGGTGGCCTGA
- a CDS encoding putative two component transcriptional regulator, winged helix family (PFAM: transcriptional regulator domain protein~KEGG: deg:DehalGT_0909 two component transcriptional regulator, winged helix family): MFKILILAEATDKTRELKNRLSREGYVCLLEPPGDTPETVIDRHSPRMVVLDVPTDGPWPDLGVAGSRPFYLLMVFRHRMAEVTGDADVGDFVLKPFDIDELLTRIRRVALKSEGAPSVDIITAGELVIDTARCEVTLAGQPIDLTFREYELLKFLASNRGRVFSRDILLNKVWGFDYFGGDRTVDVHVRRLRAKIEEYGQVYVETVRNIGYRFKRNL; the protein is encoded by the coding sequence TTGTTCAAAATACTGATACTGGCAGAAGCAACGGACAAGACCCGGGAACTGAAAAACCGATTGTCCCGGGAAGGCTACGTCTGCCTGCTGGAACCCCCGGGTGACACCCCGGAAACCGTTATTGACAGGCATTCCCCACGGATGGTGGTGCTGGATGTGCCCACCGACGGCCCCTGGCCTGACCTCGGCGTCGCCGGCAGTCGCCCCTTTTACCTGCTGATGGTCTTCCGACACCGAATGGCCGAAGTAACCGGTGATGCCGATGTCGGCGATTTCGTGTTGAAGCCATTCGACATCGATGAACTGTTGACCCGTATCCGCCGGGTGGCGCTTAAATCCGAGGGTGCCCCGTCCGTTGACATCATCACTGCCGGGGAACTGGTCATCGACACCGCCCGGTGTGAGGTGACGCTGGCCGGCCAGCCGATAGACCTGACTTTTCGCGAGTATGAACTGCTGAAGTTTCTGGCATCCAATCGGGGCCGGGTTTTCAGCCGGGACATTCTGCTCAATAAGGTCTGGGGCTTCGACTACTTTGGTGGCGACCGCACTGTCGATGTCCATGTCCGGCGTCTGCGGGCCAAGATCGAGGAGTACGGCCAGGTCTACGTGGAAACGGTACGCAACATCGGGTACCGGTTCAAGCGTAACCTTTGA
- a CDS encoding imidazole glycerol phosphate synthase, glutamine amidotransferase subunit (KEGG: deb:DehaBAV1_0961 imidazole glycerol phosphate synthase subunit HisH~TIGRFAM: imidazole glycerol phosphate synthase, glutamine amidotransferase subunit~PFAM: glutamine amidotransferase class-I), which produces MITIIDYGAGNLRSVANAIASLGYEARVTSRPEEVVDACAVILPGVGAAADTVSSLRRHGLDTALREVVKAGTPLFAVCVGLQVLFDETEEGGGCPCLGLLPGRVKLLPGDGLKVPHMGWNTVRRVGDYPLFEGIEDDSYFYFVHSYYAEPADPEVVVGRTEYGVDFASMVAVGNLVATQFHPEKSGPAGLRMYDNFIKTALRGT; this is translated from the coding sequence ATGATTACCATTATCGATTACGGAGCCGGCAATCTGCGCTCCGTGGCTAACGCTATTGCCTCACTGGGATATGAGGCGCGGGTGACCAGTCGGCCGGAAGAGGTGGTAGACGCCTGTGCTGTCATTTTGCCCGGTGTCGGCGCGGCCGCCGATACGGTGAGTTCTCTCCGGCGGCATGGACTGGACACGGCTTTAAGGGAAGTAGTAAAAGCCGGCACGCCGCTTTTTGCCGTATGTGTCGGGCTTCAGGTGCTGTTCGACGAAACCGAAGAGGGAGGCGGTTGCCCCTGTCTGGGGCTTCTGCCGGGGCGGGTGAAACTGTTGCCGGGCGACGGGCTGAAAGTGCCTCACATGGGCTGGAACACCGTTCGTCGCGTTGGGGATTATCCCCTGTTCGAGGGTATCGAGGACGACAGTTATTTCTATTTTGTTCACAGCTATTACGCCGAACCTGCCGACCCGGAAGTGGTGGTCGGCCGCACGGAATACGGCGTGGATTTCGCCAGCATGGTGGCTGTCGGTAATCTGGTGGCCACTCAGTTCCATCCGGAAAAAAGCGGCCCGGCAGGGCTCAGGATGTACGATAATTTTATAAAAACGGCACTTAGGGGAACGTAA
- a CDS encoding protein of unknown function DUF503 (PFAM: protein of unknown function DUF503~KEGG: det:DET0968 hypothetical protein) encodes MNVGILKFSIRLPESHSLKEKRKIVKSLVAQLNNRFNVSAAEADDHDLWQMATIGVACLSNEKRHTNEVLHKALAFATTFDLEMMDSSLEFIDL; translated from the coding sequence ATGAATGTTGGTATTTTGAAATTCAGTATCCGCCTGCCTGAATCCCACTCCCTCAAGGAAAAGCGGAAAATAGTCAAGTCTCTGGTCGCTCAACTCAATAACCGCTTCAATGTATCGGCGGCTGAGGCGGATGACCATGATCTGTGGCAGATGGCGACTATCGGCGTCGCCTGCCTGTCCAATGAAAAACGCCATACCAATGAAGTCCTGCATAAAGCCCTGGCTTTTGCGACGACATTCGATCTGGAGATGATGGATTCCAGTCTGGAGTTCATCGATTTGTGA
- a CDS encoding Glutamate synthase (NADPH) (KEGG: deg:DehalGT_0911 glutamate synthase (NADPH)~PFAM: ferredoxin-dependent glutamate synthase; 4Fe-4S ferredoxin iron-sulfur binding domain protein), whose product MRTLVPAKFIVERDPEKCIKCQVCVNQCSFDSHYYDADDDEIRCRDGKCIGCHRCVLFCPTNALVVRRNPLEYRENYGWKPEYIEDIQKQAEQGGMLLTGMGTDKVPRIYWDHLVLNASQVTNPSIDPLREPMEMRTYIGSKPDMVEIDPGTGGLATKIAPQVKLEVPIMFAAMSYGAVSLHVQESLARAATEVGTLWNTGEGGLHPSLAKYGDNTIVQVASGRFGVYSDYLNAGRIVEIKIGQGAKPGIGGHLPGEKVSAEVSLTRMIPRGTDAISPAPQHDIYSIEDLSQLIYALKEATNYRRPISVKIAAVHNAPAIASGMVRAGADMIVLDGVRGATGAAPKVIRDNVGIPIELALAAVDTRLRAEGIRNQASLVISGGIRTSGDVAKAIALGADAVNIGTAALVALGCRLCQQCHTGKCAWGICTSDLKLTKRINPEIGARRAANLIRGWSLEIKDMLGGMGLNALESLRGNRLHLRGYGLSEKELEILGVRMAGE is encoded by the coding sequence ATGAGAACTTTGGTACCCGCTAAATTCATTGTCGAACGCGACCCGGAAAAGTGCATCAAATGTCAGGTATGCGTTAACCAGTGCAGTTTCGACAGCCATTATTACGATGCTGATGACGACGAAATACGTTGCCGGGACGGCAAGTGCATCGGCTGTCACCGGTGCGTTCTGTTCTGCCCGACCAACGCCCTGGTAGTGCGGCGCAACCCGCTGGAATACCGGGAGAATTACGGCTGGAAGCCGGAATACATCGAGGATATTCAGAAGCAGGCGGAACAGGGCGGCATGCTGTTGACCGGCATGGGCACTGACAAGGTGCCCCGGATTTACTGGGACCATCTGGTGCTCAATGCCTCCCAGGTGACCAACCCGTCCATCGACCCGCTCCGGGAACCGATGGAAATGCGGACTTATATCGGCTCCAAGCCGGACATGGTTGAAATAGATCCGGGCACCGGTGGTCTGGCGACTAAAATTGCCCCGCAGGTCAAGCTGGAAGTGCCCATCATGTTCGCCGCCATGAGTTACGGCGCCGTGTCACTGCACGTCCAGGAGTCACTGGCCCGGGCGGCTACCGAGGTCGGCACCCTGTGGAATACCGGTGAGGGCGGTCTGCACCCCTCTCTGGCCAAGTACGGCGATAATACCATCGTTCAGGTGGCTTCCGGGCGTTTCGGTGTTTATTCAGATTACCTGAACGCCGGACGTATCGTCGAAATCAAGATCGGCCAGGGCGCCAAACCCGGTATCGGCGGCCATCTGCCCGGGGAGAAAGTGTCGGCCGAAGTATCGCTGACCCGTATGATTCCCCGCGGTACCGACGCCATTTCACCGGCGCCGCAACACGACATCTATTCCATTGAGGACCTGTCGCAGTTGATTTATGCCCTGAAGGAGGCTACCAATTATCGGCGGCCGATTTCGGTCAAGATTGCCGCGGTGCATAACGCCCCGGCCATCGCCTCCGGCATGGTGCGGGCCGGTGCTGATATGATTGTACTCGATGGCGTCCGGGGCGCTACCGGCGCCGCTCCCAAGGTCATTCGGGATAATGTCGGCATTCCCATTGAGCTGGCGCTGGCCGCGGTCGATACCCGGTTGCGCGCCGAAGGCATCCGCAACCAGGCTTCGCTGGTGATTTCCGGCGGCATCCGCACCTCCGGTGACGTGGCCAAGGCCATCGCGCTGGGCGCGGACGCCGTCAATATCGGGACTGCGGCGCTGGTGGCTCTGGGTTGTCGGCTGTGTCAGCAGTGCCACACCGGCAAATGCGCCTGGGGTATCTGCACCTCCGATTTGAAGCTGACCAAGCGCATTAACCCGGAGATCGGCGCCCGCCGGGCGGCCAATCTGATACGGGGCTGGTCGCTGGAAATCAAGGATATGCTCGGCGGCATGGGCCTCAATGCCCTGGAAAGCCTGCGCGGCAACCGGTTGCATCTGCGGGGTTACGGCCTGAGTGAAAAGGAACTGGAAATTCTGGGTGTAAGGATGGCTGGAGAATAA
- a CDS encoding imidazoleglycerol phosphate synthase, cyclase subunit (KEGG: deg:DehalGT_0912 imidazoleglycerol phosphate synthase, cyclase subunit~TIGRFAM: imidazoleglycerol phosphate synthase, cyclase subunit~PFAM: histidine biosynthesis protein): protein MLTRRIIPCLDVTGGRVVKGQSFLNLRDAGDPVALAQFYYEQGADELAFLDITATVESRKTMASIISELSGKVFMPLTVGGGIRTIEDMRQMLLSGADKVAINTAAVARPELITEGAIKFGSQCIVVAIDAKRVADDQWVVRTHSASQESGLDAVEWARKAAEMGAGELLVTSIDSDGHRQGYDNALNRAISEKVGVPLIASGGAGTLEHLYDALTEGKADAVLAASIFHYGSYTIDQVKDYLSRKGIAVRQ from the coding sequence GTGCTGACCCGGCGTATCATACCCTGCCTGGATGTTACCGGCGGCCGCGTGGTCAAGGGACAGAGTTTTCTCAACCTCCGCGACGCCGGAGACCCGGTGGCGCTGGCCCAGTTCTATTACGAACAGGGTGCCGATGAACTGGCGTTTCTGGATATTACGGCGACGGTGGAGAGCCGCAAGACCATGGCCTCCATCATCAGCGAGTTGTCCGGCAAGGTCTTCATGCCGCTGACCGTTGGCGGCGGTATCAGAACCATCGAGGATATGCGGCAGATGCTGTTATCCGGCGCCGATAAGGTGGCCATCAATACCGCCGCGGTCGCTCGGCCGGAGCTGATAACCGAAGGCGCCATCAAGTTCGGCAGTCAGTGTATTGTGGTGGCCATCGACGCCAAACGCGTTGCCGATGACCAATGGGTGGTCAGGACGCACTCTGCCTCCCAGGAATCCGGTCTGGATGCCGTCGAATGGGCCCGGAAAGCCGCCGAAATGGGCGCCGGGGAACTGCTGGTGACCAGCATCGATTCGGATGGACACCGCCAGGGTTACGATAACGCCCTGAATCGGGCAATCTCGGAAAAGGTCGGGGTGCCGCTGATTGCCTCGGGCGGCGCCGGCACCCTGGAGCATCTATACGACGCTTTGACCGAAGGCAAGGCCGACGCGGTACTGGCCGCCAGTATTTTCCACTACGGAAGTTATACCATTGACCAGGTAAAAGATTACTTGAGCCGTAAAGGCATAGCTGTAAGGCAATAA
- a CDS encoding FAD-dependent pyridine nucleotide-disulfide oxidoreductase (PFAM: FAD-dependent pyridine nucleotide-disulphide oxidoreductase~KEGG: det:DET1131 pyridine nucleotide-disulfide oxidoreductase family protein), with protein MKTRYLIIGNSAGGIGAAEAIREIDPQGALTIVGEEPYPAYSRPLISKYVTGDYTPDGMRIRPESFYDNKGIDLKLGHKAYKMDTASRTVTLDDGTEISYDKALLATGGKPIIPRMEGMGKAGIFNFINLADAKKLEEYLPEARRALVIGGGLIGISATEALVKRGLKVTVVEMKNYVLNTILDEPAGLVAEMAVKKYGVNIMTGRTVARILGEDRVTGVVFDDGHEMVCDMVVVAVGVFPRVELAQAAGIKVNRGIVVDEHMMSSVPDVYACGDASEAYDYVYGSGRLSPVWPNAYIGGRVAGYNMAGSPTRYRGGTAMNSLNYFGLELATAGMASPPSPEGYDVLVRQSDDTYCKLVINAEDKLVGMIFVGNIDQAGVYFGLMRDRIPVTDFKDKLLADDFGLALLPREIIEERLTGATAGRVKVGES; from the coding sequence ATGAAAACCAGATATCTGATCATCGGCAATTCCGCCGGAGGTATCGGCGCCGCCGAAGCCATCCGCGAGATTGACCCGCAGGGGGCGCTGACCATCGTGGGCGAGGAGCCTTACCCGGCTTATTCCCGCCCGCTGATTTCCAAGTATGTTACCGGTGACTACACGCCGGACGGCATGCGTATTCGCCCTGAGTCCTTTTACGACAACAAGGGCATCGATCTGAAGCTCGGCCATAAGGCATATAAAATGGACACCGCTTCACGGACGGTGACTTTGGATGACGGCACCGAAATCAGCTACGACAAGGCGCTCCTGGCCACCGGCGGCAAGCCCATCATTCCCCGGATGGAAGGCATGGGCAAGGCCGGTATCTTCAATTTCATCAATCTGGCTGACGCCAAGAAACTGGAAGAGTACCTGCCCGAAGCCCGCCGCGCCCTGGTCATCGGTGGCGGCCTCATCGGCATATCCGCCACCGAGGCCCTGGTCAAACGGGGACTCAAGGTTACGGTGGTCGAGATGAAGAATTATGTCCTGAATACCATTCTGGATGAACCGGCCGGCCTGGTGGCCGAAATGGCCGTTAAAAAATACGGTGTCAATATCATGACCGGACGAACCGTCGCCCGGATTCTGGGCGAGGATCGGGTGACCGGCGTGGTCTTCGATGACGGGCACGAAATGGTCTGCGACATGGTGGTTGTGGCTGTGGGTGTCTTTCCCCGGGTGGAACTGGCCCAGGCGGCGGGTATCAAGGTCAACCGGGGCATCGTGGTCGATGAACACATGATGTCTTCAGTGCCCGATGTCTATGCCTGCGGCGACGCTTCCGAAGCCTATGATTATGTTTACGGCTCCGGCCGGCTGTCACCGGTCTGGCCCAACGCCTATATCGGCGGCCGGGTAGCCGGTTATAACATGGCCGGGTCGCCGACGAGATACCGCGGCGGTACCGCCATGAATTCGTTGAATTATTTCGGACTGGAACTGGCCACCGCCGGTATGGCCTCGCCGCCGTCACCGGAAGGTTACGACGTGCTGGTGCGCCAGAGTGACGATACCTATTGCAAGCTGGTTATCAATGCTGAAGACAAGCTGGTGGGCATGATATTCGTCGGTAATATCGACCAGGCCGGTGTCTATTTCGGGCTGATGCGCGACCGGATTCCGGTTACCGATTTCAAGGACAAACTGCTGGCCGATGATTTCGGGTTGGCGCTGTTGCCCCGGGAAATCATCGAAGAGCGGCTGACCGGAGCCACCGCCGGTCGGGTGAAAGTGGGAGAGAGTTAA